TGGTTACGGCCTAGGGGCGCAAGCCATGTGCGGCGGCAGCCTCCATGAACCGGTTCTGACGGTGGCGTGGCCGGGTGCGCATCTGGGCCCGATGGGACTGGAGGGCGCCGTCCGGTTGGGTCTACGGAAAGAACTGGAAGCCATCGCCGACGATGACGAACGCGAGCAGGCCGTGCGGGCGGCCACCGCAGCAGCCGAGGAGAACGCCCGGGCGCTCAATTCCGCTTCGCTGTTCGAGATCGACGATGTGATCGACCCCGCGGAGACCCGGGGATTGATAGCAGCCACCTTGGCCGCAGCCGCACAACACGAACGCCCCGCACCTCGTGCCCGATTTGTCGACACTTGGTGACGCTCACAACTCCAGATACATGATGTGCAGGCCGACCAGGCCGTGGGTGCGGGACCGATAGGACTTCGGGACGGTGCCGATGATGCGGAAGCCGAGGCCCTGCCACAGCGCCACCGCCCGGGTGTTCGTCTCCACCACGGCGTTGAACTGGAGTGCCCGGTAACCGTTTTCCCGGTGCCAGTCGATCACCCACTGCGCCATGGCCCGTCCGACACCGCGGGCCGACGAGCGCGGATCCACCATGAAGCTCGCGGTGCCGACGTGATCACCGCGTCCTGGCTTGTTGGGTCCCATCCGTGCGGTGCCCACGACGGCGCCGTCGGCCACCGCGACGATGGTGTGACCCGGTTCAGCGGCCAGCCATGCGTCACGAATCTGTAGGTCGGTCAAACCTTCTGGATACGTGTAACTTTCACCGTCGGCCACGATGGCGCGGAAGAACGGCGCGATCTCGGCGATGTCCTCTGGTGTGGCGGCACGGATTTCCACGCCCTGACAATACGGCCAGTCGTTGACTACACACTGTAGTAGACGTACGGTCCGGGTATGCGGCGGTGGAGTTTCGCTCAATGGGGACTGCTGATCATCTCGCTGTTCCATGTCGTGCAGGCAATCATCGGGTTTATTGCCGAACCGAGTTTCGCCATCGGACCGGATGCGCCGACGACACCGATTCTGGGCATGGATTACAACGGCTGGCATGCGGTGGCCGGCCTGGCGCTGTTCGGCCCGGGCCTGCTGCTCTGCCGGTGGAAATCCTGGGCCGTGCTGTATCTCCTGCTGGCCGCGGTGGCCGGAGCGTTGCCTGGCATCTGGGCATTTTTCTCAAATCAGGTGGCCGTGATCTTCGCCTTCCCCAACAACACCACCGATGCGGTCGTGCACCTGGCAACCGCTGCCGTGATGCTGGCCGTGGCAGGTGTGCAGATCTACCGCGACGGCGGTCTGCACAACTCGCTTGCCGGGCTAACCCTGAAGCGGTGAGCGGATCGGTTTGCTGAAGGTTCCGCCGATAACAATTCGATTACTACGCCCACACCAGGCCCGGCGCCGCACATCACGATCAATTAAGAATGGCGCCCGGTCTCTGAGACATTTCAAGATCATCGGACCGAATTGGGTGATATTGAGGCGCAATTCACCACACCCGCTGTAACGCGACCACAGCCGTCACAGCGGTTTCACAGCGCAGAGGTTTTGCTCGACGACGATGCGGTTACTTTCGAATTCGGGCCGGGGAGAGCGATCACGGATCGCGACCCAATGAAAATCCCAGAATCCCGAAGGAAAATGATCATGAAATTCACTGGTATCACCGCGCGCCGTGGAATCGCCGGCACTTGTGCCGCCGGCCTGCTCGGCGGTGTCGCCGCAGCGATGATCGGCGCACCGAGCGCGGTTGCCGCACCCGACTGCAGTGCCAGCGGGGTGGCGGGCACCGTCAGCAGCACCACCGGTGCCGCGCGCGCCTATCTCGACAGCCACCCGGGCGCCAACCAGGCCGTGACCACCGCGTTCGGCCAACCGCGTCCGCAGGCCGCGGCGACGCTGCGCGGTTACTTCACCGCCAACCCGCAGGAATACAACGACCTGCGCGGCATCCTGGCCCCCATCGGGGATACACAGCGTGCGTGCAACGTCACGGCACTGTCCCCCGAATTGGCCTCGGCCTATTCGGAGTTCATGGCCGGGTAGTCCACTGGTCGGTGCCCTCGACCCCGTTGGCGAGTCAACGGCATCGAGGGCACCCGCCGCCCTCCGCCCAGTCAGCTGAACCTCACGTCATACCGTGGAGCCAGGCCGACACGCGTCAAGGAGGACGAATGGCGAACCCGTGGCAGGTGGTCCGAGGCAACCGCGGCAAGAAGGTGGCCGGGCAAACGGCGACCCGGGTCCGTAAGCGCAACCCCTCGCCGCTGGAGCCGGCCTGGACTGCACCACCGGCTCGCTACGGCGTCGGAGTTCACCACAACGTCGCGGTCCGCGCTTCCGACGGCACCGTGCTCCGGGCTGACATCCACTATCCGACCGTCCCCGAGACCGGGGCACCCGCACCGGGACCGTTCCCGGTGCTGCTGTCCATCACGCCCTATGGCAAGAAGGCCCCACCGCCGGCCGCTCAAATCGGCGGCGGGGCCACCCCGTACCTGATCCGGCGCGGCTACATCGAGGTGATGGCCGACGTGCGGGGCACCGGCGCCTCGGGCGGATCGTTCGAGATGCTCGGCGCGGTGCAGGTCCAGGACGGCGTCGACCTGGTGAATTGGGCTGCCCGGCTCCCGAACTCGAACGGCAGGGTCGGGATGTTCGGCATCTCCTACCTGGCCATCAACCAGCTCCTCACCGCCGCCGCGGTCGGTCCCGATTCGCCGTTGAAGGCGATCTTCCCGGTGATGGCCGGCAATGATTTCTACCGCGATGTGGTCACCATGGGCGGGGTTCCGCACATGCGGACGGTGCGTGCCTACGGGGCGGTCTATTCGCTGCTGAACGTGGTCAACCCTGTGCTGGAGTTCGCCAAGCGCGGCACTCACGAACGGCCTCGCGTCGGTGGCCTGGCCGCGGTGCGCCAACGCGGACGGGACCAGCGGCAGTACTTCCGGACCATGATCGGCGACGCCACCGCCGGCGGAGACACGGCGTTCGACGGGCCCTTCTGGGACACCATGCGGGCTGCGGACGTGCTGTCCGACATCGCCAAGAACAAGGTCGCCGTCTTCCTGATCGGCGGCTGGCACGACGCTTTCCAGCGCGGCGCTCCGCTGAACTACACCGGACTGCAGAACGCCTACGCCGGACGGCCCCTCGATGCTCCGATGGAGCCCGGTCAGCCGCTCTCGGACCGGGTGCAATTGATGATGGGCCCGTGGTACCACGTCTCGGACATGGATGGATTGCACGTCCATGCGCTGCAGCTCCGTTGGTTCGACCGCTGGCTCAAGGACGACGCCTCGGCCGAAGTGACCGGCCCGCCGATCCGGTTCCAGGCGATCGGCAGCTCGAACTGGTTCCAGGCAGAGGACTATCCGTTCCCCGAGGCCACCCCGACGCGGCTCTATCTGGCCGAAGGCGGGCACCTCGTCACCGAACCGGCCGCCGAGCGGACCGACGCCACGCTGCGCTATGCGGTGCGCGGGCCGATTTCCGGGCGGAGCCTGGAGCAGTGGACGCTGGGAATGGGCAGCTTCATGGCAGCCCAGACCGGACGCCGCATCCGCTACGACCTGGACAACCGCCGGCTGCAGCGTGAGGCCCTGACCTACACCACCCAGGAGTTCACCGAGACCCGGGTCATCGCCGGCCCGGTCACCCTGACCGTGCACGCCACAGCCGACACGACCGAGACGCTGTGGGTGGCTCATCTCGACGATGTCGCCCCGGACGGGGCCAGCCGGCCACTCACCCAGGGCGCCCTGCTCGGCTCACACCGGGCCCTCGATCCGGACAAGACCTGGTATCTCCCCGATGGGACGGTGCTTCGACCGCACCACATCAGTACCCGCGCCGCCACCGAACCGGTCGTGCGGGGTGAGCTGACCCGGTACGAGCTGGAGATCTTCCCCACCGCCGCGGTGGTCGAACCGGGTCATCGGCTGCGGCTGACCCTGACCACCTACGACTTTCCGCACCTCGTCCCCACCAAGCCGGCGCGCGAGGCGCTGGCGGCGGGAACGTACCGCATCCGGCAGGGCGGGGAGGCGCCGTCGAGTCTGCTCATCCCCCTGGCCGACCCCTCCGCGTTCACTGCTGAACCGTCCGGCATCGGAACCGAATCACCTTGATAACAGAGGGGTTACGCCAGGCGCGGCCCCGGTAGGTGCAGTTCGGGCGTTGTTAGCGTGCCGGTGTGAGACTGAGAATGTTCGGTCGGATGTCGCGTCGCGTGGCGGCTGCGGCGATTACAGGATTGATGTTGCCCGGGCTGGTCATGGCCGCGCCGGCACCGACCGCCGGAGCTTATTCGCGCGATGGCCTGCCGGTGGAACGCCTGCAGGTGCCGTCGGCCTCGATGGGACGTGACATCACCGTCCAGTTCCAGGGCGGCGGCCCGCACGCGCTGTACCTGCTCGACGGATTGCGTGCGCAGGACGACGCCAACGGCTGGGACATCAACACCGCGGCGTTCGAGTGGTTCTACAAGTCCGGCATCTCGGTGGTCATGCCCGTCGGCGGGCAATCAAGCTTCTACAGCGACTGGTACCGCCCCGCGGCCGGAAGCGCCGGCACCACCACCTACAAGTGGGAAACCTTCCTGACGCAGGAACTTCCGGCCTACCTGGCCGCCAAACGCGATGTGTCGCCGACCGGCAACGCCGTCGTCGGGCTGTCGATGTCCGGCGGAGCGGCCCTCACCCTGGCCATCTGGCACCCCGCCCAGTTCATCTTCGCCGGCGCTCTGTCCGGCTTCCTGAATCCGTCGCAAGGCCTGTGGCCCACCATGATCGGCTTCGCGATGAAAGACGCCGGCGGTTACAACCCCACCGACATGTGGGGCATCTCCAACGATCCGGCCTGGCGCCGCAACGACCCGATGGTCAACATCAACCGACTCGTCGCCAACAACACCGCGATCTGGGTGTACTGCGGCAACGGTGTTCCCTCCGAACTCGACGATCCCGGCGGCAATTTCGGCACGCTGTACAGCGCGCAGTTCCTGGAGAACATCACCATCAACTCCAACAAGGAGTTCCAGCAGAAGTACGTGGCCGCCGGCGGGCGTAACGCGAAGTTCGACTTCCCGCCCAACGGCACGCACAACTGGAACTACTGGGGGTCCCAGTTGCAGCAGATGAAGCCCGACCTGCTGCGGGTGCTCAGTCAGAACGCGGCGGCCGCAGCCGCGCCCCCGCCGGCGGCTCCGGCACCGGCAGTGCCGGGTCAGGTCCCTCCGGCCGTGCCCGGCCAAGTTGCCCCTGTCCTACCCGGCCAGGTCGCCCAGGTTCCCGGCCAGGTCGCCCAGGTTCCCGGCCAGGTCGCCCAGGTTCCCGGCCAGGTCGCTCAAGTGCCGGGCGTCGCGGCAGCACCTGCCTTACCCGGCCAGGTCCCCGGTGTGGCCGGCGTACCTCGGGTGGCAGGGGTACCCGGTGTGGCTCCCGCACCCGTGGCCCCAGTGAGCCCCGGCCTGCAGACGGTGCCCGTGGCGCTGCCGCGAGCCTGAGCCGCGTTCGTAACCCCACGGCGGAAAATCAGCCGCAATCTCGCCGTGGCGTTACGTACGCGAAAGAGTCATCACCGAACCGCTCCTGCCGCGCTCGCCGACGATCCGACTGCCGGGGTCTCCCGCACCGAACTTCAGCGTTCGGCGGCCCCCACATCGGGTTTCGAGATCATCCAGA
The window above is part of the Mycolicibacterium fortuitum subsp. fortuitum genome. Proteins encoded here:
- a CDS encoding GNAT family N-acetyltransferase; the protein is MEIRAATPEDIAEIAPFFRAIVADGESYTYPEGLTDLQIRDAWLAAEPGHTIVAVADGAVVGTARMGPNKPGRGDHVGTASFMVDPRSSARGVGRAMAQWVIDWHRENGYRALQFNAVVETNTRAVALWQGLGFRIIGTVPKSYRSRTHGLVGLHIMYLEL
- a CDS encoding DUF4383 domain-containing protein, which codes for MRRWSFAQWGLLIISLFHVVQAIIGFIAEPSFAIGPDAPTTPILGMDYNGWHAVAGLALFGPGLLLCRWKSWAVLYLLLAAVAGALPGIWAFFSNQVAVIFAFPNNTTDAVVHLATAAVMLAVAGVQIYRDGGLHNSLAGLTLKR
- a CDS encoding heme-binding protein, which gives rise to MKFTGITARRGIAGTCAAGLLGGVAAAMIGAPSAVAAPDCSASGVAGTVSSTTGAARAYLDSHPGANQAVTTAFGQPRPQAAATLRGYFTANPQEYNDLRGILAPIGDTQRACNVTALSPELASAYSEFMAG
- a CDS encoding CocE/NonD family hydrolase; the encoded protein is MANPWQVVRGNRGKKVAGQTATRVRKRNPSPLEPAWTAPPARYGVGVHHNVAVRASDGTVLRADIHYPTVPETGAPAPGPFPVLLSITPYGKKAPPPAAQIGGGATPYLIRRGYIEVMADVRGTGASGGSFEMLGAVQVQDGVDLVNWAARLPNSNGRVGMFGISYLAINQLLTAAAVGPDSPLKAIFPVMAGNDFYRDVVTMGGVPHMRTVRAYGAVYSLLNVVNPVLEFAKRGTHERPRVGGLAAVRQRGRDQRQYFRTMIGDATAGGDTAFDGPFWDTMRAADVLSDIAKNKVAVFLIGGWHDAFQRGAPLNYTGLQNAYAGRPLDAPMEPGQPLSDRVQLMMGPWYHVSDMDGLHVHALQLRWFDRWLKDDASAEVTGPPIRFQAIGSSNWFQAEDYPFPEATPTRLYLAEGGHLVTEPAAERTDATLRYAVRGPISGRSLEQWTLGMGSFMAAQTGRRIRYDLDNRRLQREALTYTTQEFTETRVIAGPVTLTVHATADTTETLWVAHLDDVAPDGASRPLTQGALLGSHRALDPDKTWYLPDGTVLRPHHISTRAATEPVVRGELTRYELEIFPTAAVVEPGHRLRLTLTTYDFPHLVPTKPAREALAAGTYRIRQGGEAPSSLLIPLADPSAFTAEPSGIGTESP
- a CDS encoding esterase family protein, whose product is MRLRMFGRMSRRVAAAAITGLMLPGLVMAAPAPTAGAYSRDGLPVERLQVPSASMGRDITVQFQGGGPHALYLLDGLRAQDDANGWDINTAAFEWFYKSGISVVMPVGGQSSFYSDWYRPAAGSAGTTTYKWETFLTQELPAYLAAKRDVSPTGNAVVGLSMSGGAALTLAIWHPAQFIFAGALSGFLNPSQGLWPTMIGFAMKDAGGYNPTDMWGISNDPAWRRNDPMVNINRLVANNTAIWVYCGNGVPSELDDPGGNFGTLYSAQFLENITINSNKEFQQKYVAAGGRNAKFDFPPNGTHNWNYWGSQLQQMKPDLLRVLSQNAAAAAAPPPAAPAPAVPGQVPPAVPGQVAPVLPGQVAQVPGQVAQVPGQVAQVPGQVAQVPGVAAAPALPGQVPGVAGVPRVAGVPGVAPAPVAPVSPGLQTVPVALPRA